Proteins from a single region of Struthio camelus isolate bStrCam1 chromosome W, bStrCam1.hap1, whole genome shotgun sequence:
- the LOC104147876 gene encoding borealin translates to MAAAVPSRRMRLVAHDRRLAIFLRDFDREVKMPLERLRTDGERLVREMEELYDLELPWLPQAVRSMNWLIYFAKGESAVALEGATVVDVWV, encoded by the exons ATGGCCGCTGCCGTGCCGTCAAGGAGGATGAGACTGGTCGCGCACGACAGGCGGCTCGCCATCTTCCTCAGGGACTTCGACCGCGAGG TGAAGATGCCATTGGAGCGGTTGCGGACCGATGGCGAGCGGCTGGTCAGGGAGATGGAGGAGCTCTACGACCTGGAGCTGCCGTGGCTGCCGCAGGCGGTGCGCAGCATGAACTGGCTCATCTACTTTG CTAAAGGAGAGAGTGCAGTGGCCTTAGAAGGGGCAACGGTGGTAGATGTCTGGGTATAA